The segment ACGGCGAGGAGATCACGGTAATGATCGTCGGCAGCTCGCGCTCGTCGGGGCTAGGTGACGGTGATGGGTTCGCGGCGAGCAGCGCCGCGAACATTATCGGAAGTACCAAGTTATTCGTTCGTCCAGTAATCCTTGAGAGCTTTTCCTCGCGACGGATGGCGCAGTTTGCGCAGCGCCTTGGCTTCGATCTGCCGGATGCGTTCGCGCGTTACGCCGAACTCTTGTCCGACCTCCTCGAGCGTCCGCTGATGGCCGTCCTCCAGGCCGAAGCGCAGAACTAGTACCTTCCGTTCGCGCTCCGTAAGATTCTGCAAGACGTCCTGCATCTTCTCTTTGAGAAGCATTACAGATGCGGCCTCGGCGGGTGCCACCGCTTCTTGATCTTCAATGAAGTCGCCCAGGTGCGAGTCTTCCTCTTCCCCGATCGGCGTCTCCAGCGAGATCGGCTCCTGCGAGATCTTCATGACCTCACGCACCTTTTCGGGGGTCAGCGCCATCGATTCGGCGATCTCTTCGACCGACGGTTCGCGGCCGAGCTCTTGCAAGAGTTGCCGGGAAACCTTGATCAAGCGATTGATCGTCTCGACCATGTGCACGGGGATGCGAATCGTCCGTGCCTGGTCGGCAAGCGCACGCGTGATCGCTTGGCGGATCCACCACGTGGCATACGTCGAGAACTTGTAGCCCTTGCGGTAGTCGAACTTTTCGACCGCGCGGATCAGGCCGAGGTTGCCTTCTTGAATGAGGTCCAAAAAGAGCATCCCGCGCCCAACGTACTTCTTCGCGATCGAAACTACGAGCCGCAGGTTGGCTTCGGTCAGCTGGCGCTTCGCCTCCTCACCGGAGTCGATCACCCGCGAGTCCGCCTGTCCGTTCCGGCTCCCTTCGAGCTCCCCGGCCTCGATCCGCATTGCCAGCGACTTCTCTTGCTCCATGGAGAGCAGCGGGACGCGCCCGATCTCCTTGAGATACATGCGGACCGGGTCGTCAAGCGACAGACCGTCGGGGACGGTCGCCTCCACTTCCTCTTCACGCTCCGATTCGGGCTTCTCGTCTTTCTGCTCGTCGACGAGCTCGATCCCGGCGCCGGTGATCTCCTCGAAGAACTCGTCCAGCTGTTCTGGCGTGATCTCCTCGAGCACCTCGAACGTGCTGTTGATCTCTTCGTACGTCAGCGATCCTTGGGTCTTACCGCGCGCGATGAGCTTCTTCTTCAGCTCTTCCAGTGTCGCAGGCACTGCGGGCTCCGCTACGGGTGCCCCGCCCTTTTTACGTGGCATCTCTTTTTGTTTCACCTCCCATCTCTTTTGCTCCGTTTTTGGCAACGTTCACTACTTTTTTAGTTTGGCAACCAGCGCTTCGTATTCGGAACGGAGATCCTCCGAAACCGCTTCGCCGTTGACCCAACGACTGTCTATAATGTCCGATAACTCCCGATAGCGCTCCCGCTCGTTGTCGAGCCGGAGCCGTTCCACCACCCGTTCCAGGTGCGCGCGGCGCTCCTGCGTATCGCCGTACCTTACCGCCGAACTCCGGTCCCGTTGTCCGAGTTCGGCCAGTACGTCGAGAATCGCCTGATCCTCCGCAAAGAGTCCGAAGACGTCGGCCGTCGCGCGTAACGAGCCCGCCGAACCGACGATCCGTTCGTAGATTCGCCGGTACACCGCATTACGAAAGCGTGGTGCAGCGATGCGCTCGCCGTACTCTTCTGCAAGCGCCGGCTCCTCGAGCAGAATGCTCACGACCTCTCGTTCGAAGGAGAGCGGCTCGACGGCGGCGCTGGCATGACGGCTTTCCGGTAGCGTGTTCCGCGGATGTGGAGCGAAGTTCGCGCTATCGGAGAGGAACCGGCTGTTCCGGAGGTCGTCCACGCTCACCTGCAGGCGTCCCGCTACGTAAACGCGCCAGCGGTCCCATTCCTCACGGGGTACTAACCTTCGAATGAGCGCCTCCGCCTTCGGCGCCACGCGAGCCGGGGAGTCGAACCCAGCGCGCAGTCGCTCGACCTCCCCGTCGATCTTGAACGCAATGGCCGGCTTGGCAGCGTCCAGCAGGCGCCGGAACTCGGGCGCGCCGCGGGCACGAACGAAACTGTCGGGATCCTCTCCGGGGGGAAGCAAGGCGATACGCACCGAGGAGCCGGTGTTCTCGATGGCCTTAGACGCAATATCCACGGCTTTGGTTGCAGCCCCGCTTCCCGCCGCGTCGCCGTCGAAGCACAGGTAGACGTACTCGGCGTACTTCCGCAGCTCCGCCGCTTGCTCGGCGGTGAACGACGTCCCCAGCGCCGCGACGCTGTTTTCGAAACCGGCCTGGTGCAGCGCGATGCAATCGAGGTAGCCCTCGACGACGATCAGGGTCCCGTCGCTCTGCGCGGCGCGGCGCGCCAGGTTGAGCGCGTACAGGTGATGACCCTTCACGTAGACGGGCGTCGTCGACGTGTTCAGGTACTTCGGCTCGCCGTCGCCCAAAGCGCGCCCACCGAACGCGATCACCTCGCCGGTCGTCGAATACGTCGGTACCATCAACCGGTCGCGATAAAAGTCGTAATACCCGCGCTGGCCGGGCTTGATCAATCCCGCCTTCGCCGCGACCGTGAGGTCGACGCCGTTGCGCTCGAGCTCGGTCACGAGTCCGCTCCAGGTATCGGGCGAATAGCCGAGGCGAAAGCGCTCGACCGTCGCGGGCTCGATGCCGCGCTGCTCGAGATAGCGCCTCGCCGCTGCGCCCGTTTCGGCCGCCAGCGTGCGCGCAAAGTATTCCGCCGCGACGCGATTCGCTTCGTAAATCGCTTCGCGTTCGCTGCGCGCTCGGGTTTTGCGCGGGTCCTCGGGCTCCAGCTCGATGCCCGCCTTCGCGGCGAGCATTCGCACGGCGTCGCCGAACGACGCGTTTTCCAGCTTCTGCACGAACGTAATCAGGTCGCCGCCGGTCCCGCAGCCGAAGCACTTGAAAAATCCGCGATCGGGATGCACGTGAAACGACGGCGTATTCTCCGAGTGAAACGGACAGAGCCCGACCAGATCGTTGCCGCGCTTGCGGAGTTGCACGTACTGTCCGATAAAGCTCGCGATGTCGACGCGCTCGCGGATCTCGCGAAGGGCCCCCTGATCGTATTTCACTCGAACGATATTCCTGGGAACGGGAGTTCTGCGGTTCCCCCGCGTATTCCGTCGCGGCTGGAATGAAGCGCATCTTCGACCCGATTCACCATTTTATCGAGCTCTCCAGCGCCGAGGCGCGGCTCCTCGATCTTCCGATCATGCAGCGCCTGCGTCGCCTGCGCCAGCTGGGGCTGGCGTATCTTGCATTTCCGTCGGCCGAGCATTCGCGTTTCACGCACGCCCTTGGCGCGCTCGCGATCGGCGCACGCGCGTTCGAGGAGCTCGTCCGCCATGGCCGGCACTTCTTCGGCGACACACACGACGTCGCGTACCAGCGGCGCCTCGTCCGCGCCGCACTGCTCCTCCACGACATCGGCCACGGGCCCTTCAGCCACGGCTGCGAAGAGGTGCTCGGCGTTCGACACGAGCGGCGCACCGCCGATATGCTGGCCCTGCCCGACGTCGCCGCCGGCATCGCCGCGCTGGAGGTCGACGCCGCCGACGTGCTGAGCCTGATCGCCGGCGATCCCGCAACCCGCTATCCGGCCCTGCGAGAGCTGGTGAGCGGGCCGAATCTCGACGCCGACCGGATGGACTACCTGCAGCGGGACGCCTATTTTACCGGCGTCGCGACCGGCCGGTATGACGCCGAGCAGCTGATCGCATCGCTGCGTATCGTGCGGCATGAGGGGCGCGACGCCGTCGGAATCGACCGGCGCGGCGTCGTCGCGCTGGAGTCGTTCGTGATGGCGCGCTACATGATGTTTGCCTCGGTCTACTTCCATCACACGACGCGGATGTTCGAGCACGTCCTGCACGACGTACTGCGCGAGCTCTGGCCGGATCCGCGCGCCCTCGATCCAATCGAGGAGTTTTTGCGCTGGGACGATTTCCGCGTGCTCAACGCGCTCGACGACTCGCGCAGCGAAGCTGCGTATGCGCTGCGCAACCGGGTGCGCGTCTACGCGCTCGCCGCCGAGTTCAACGCCGAACGCGACCTGCAGGCCTTCGAGGCCTGCGAGCACGCGCTGCGCGAGCGCTTCGGCGGCGACAACGTCTGGGCCGACTCGCAGTCGCAGCTGCGCCACCGCCTGCCGTTGGGAATCGGCCAGCCCTTCACCGTCCTCGTTGACGGGCCGGGCGGCGCGATCGATGCGCGACAAGCCTCCGACGTCATCGCCAAGCTCAGCGGCAAAGCCTATTGGCGCAAGCTCTTCGTGCGCCGGGCTCCCGGGCACGAAGAGGCGATCCGCGACGCGCGGCGCCTCTGCGCCGAGATCACTTCGCGCGCAGCTGCTCTAGCGTAAGACGCCGATGGCCGACTGCGCGGCCGCGAGCCGGGCGATCGGAACGCGATACGGGGAGCACGAGACGTAGTCGAGCCCGAGCTGATCGCAGAACGCGACGCTGCTCGGTTCGCCGCCGTGCTCGCCGCAGATACCGATCTTGATGCCCTCGCGCACCGGTCGCGCAAGTTCGACCGCCTGGCGCATCAGGCCGCCGACGCCGCGCCGATCGAGCACCTGGAACGGGTCGTCTTTGAGAATCTTCTTATCGAGATAGACCGGAATGAACGAACCCTCGGCGTCGTCGCGGCTATAGCCGTACGTCGTCTGCGTCAGATCGTTGGTTCCGAACGAAAAGAATTCGGCACAGCCGGCAAGCTCGTCGGCGACGATGCAGGCCCGCGGCAGCTCGATCATCGTCCCGATATGATACGCCAGTGCCGTGCCGTGTACGGCAAGCACTTCGTCGGCGACCCGCTTGGCCGCGTCGCGCGTCACCTGCATCTCTTCTTTCGTTCCGACGCCGGGTATCATGATTTCCGGGCGAGCGTCGACGCCTTCCCGTTTTAGCTCGCACGCCGCTTCGAAGATCGCGCGCACCTGCATCTCATAGATCTCCGGAAAAACGATCCCTAGACGGCAGACGCGCAGGCCCAGCATCGGATTCTGCTCGTGCAGCTGCTGGACGCGGCGCAGGAGCGCCTCACGCTCGTGGTACTCGGGCGACTTCACGCCTTTGGTCAGCCGGATCTCGGTCGTCTCGACGAGCAGCTCCTCGAGAGAGGGCAGAAATTCGTGCAGCGGCGGGTCGAGCAGCCGGATCGTCACCGGCAATCCTTCCATCGCCGACAAGATGCCGTAGAAATCGTCGCGCTGAAAGGGCAAGAGCCGTTCGAGCGCCTTCTCCCGCTCCGTTTCACTCGTCGCAAGAATCATTTGGTGGACGATCGGCAGACGCGCTTGCTGCATGAACATGTGCTCGGTGCGGCACAGCCCGATTCCCTGCGCGCCCAGCTCGCGCGCCTTGGCCGCGTCCTCCGGCGTATCGGCGTTTGCCCATACCTGCATTCGCCGCAGCTCGTCCGCCCACGAAAGGAAGGTTGCGAGCCACTCCGGCAGGCGCGAGGGCGGCGGAATCAAGCGCAGCTCGCCCACGGCGACGTTGCCGGTCGTGCCGTCGATCGTGATCCAATCTCCCTCGCCCAGCTCGCTGCCGTTGAAGCTCGCGCGCTTGTGGTGCCGGTCGATGCGTACCGCTTCGCAACCGGCGACGCA is part of the Candidatus Cybelea sp. genome and harbors:
- a CDS encoding HD domain-containing protein, coding for MKRIFDPIHHFIELSSAEARLLDLPIMQRLRRLRQLGLAYLAFPSAEHSRFTHALGALAIGARAFEELVRHGRHFFGDTHDVAYQRRLVRAALLLHDIGHGPFSHGCEEVLGVRHERRTADMLALPDVAAGIAALEVDAADVLSLIAGDPATRYPALRELVSGPNLDADRMDYLQRDAYFTGVATGRYDAEQLIASLRIVRHEGRDAVGIDRRGVVALESFVMARYMMFASVYFHHTTRMFEHVLHDVLRELWPDPRALDPIEEFLRWDDFRVLNALDDSRSEAAYALRNRVRVYALAAEFNAERDLQAFEACEHALRERFGGDNVWADSQSQLRHRLPLGIGQPFTVLVDGPGGAIDARQASDVIAKLSGKAYWRKLFVRRAPGHEEAIRDARRLCAEITSRAAALA
- the dnaG gene encoding DNA primase, with amino-acid sequence MKYDQGALREIRERVDIASFIGQYVQLRKRGNDLVGLCPFHSENTPSFHVHPDRGFFKCFGCGTGGDLITFVQKLENASFGDAVRMLAAKAGIELEPEDPRKTRARSEREAIYEANRVAAEYFARTLAAETGAAARRYLEQRGIEPATVERFRLGYSPDTWSGLVTELERNGVDLTVAAKAGLIKPGQRGYYDFYRDRLMVPTYSTTGEVIAFGGRALGDGEPKYLNTSTTPVYVKGHHLYALNLARRAAQSDGTLIVVEGYLDCIALHQAGFENSVAALGTSFTAEQAAELRKYAEYVYLCFDGDAAGSGAATKAVDIASKAIENTGSSVRIALLPPGEDPDSFVRARGAPEFRRLLDAAKPAIAFKIDGEVERLRAGFDSPARVAPKAEALIRRLVPREEWDRWRVYVAGRLQVSVDDLRNSRFLSDSANFAPHPRNTLPESRHASAAVEPLSFEREVVSILLEEPALAEEYGERIAAPRFRNAVYRRIYERIVGSAGSLRATADVFGLFAEDQAILDVLAELGQRDRSSAVRYGDTQERRAHLERVVERLRLDNERERYRELSDIIDSRWVNGEAVSEDLRSEYEALVAKLKK
- the rpoD gene encoding RNA polymerase sigma factor RpoD, with the translated sequence MPATLEELKKKLIARGKTQGSLTYEEINSTFEVLEEITPEQLDEFFEEITGAGIELVDEQKDEKPESEREEEVEATVPDGLSLDDPVRMYLKEIGRVPLLSMEQEKSLAMRIEAGELEGSRNGQADSRVIDSGEEAKRQLTEANLRLVVSIAKKYVGRGMLFLDLIQEGNLGLIRAVEKFDYRKGYKFSTYATWWIRQAITRALADQARTIRIPVHMVETINRLIKVSRQLLQELGREPSVEEIAESMALTPEKVREVMKISQEPISLETPIGEEEDSHLGDFIEDQEAVAPAEAASVMLLKEKMQDVLQNLTERERKVLVLRFGLEDGHQRTLEEVGQEFGVTRERIRQIEAKALRKLRHPSRGKALKDYWTNE